A window of Saccopteryx leptura isolate mSacLep1 chromosome 5, mSacLep1_pri_phased_curated, whole genome shotgun sequence contains these coding sequences:
- the STX16 gene encoding syntaxin-16 isoform X1 → MATRRLTDAFLLLRNNSIQNRQLLAEQVSSHTTSSPLHSRSNAALADDRMALVSGISLDPEAAIGVTKRSPPKWVDGVDEIQYDIGRIKQKMKELASLHDQHLNRPTLDDSSEQEHAIEITTQEITQLFHRCQRAVQALPSRARRICSEQEERLLRNVVASLAQALQELSTGFRHAQAGYLKRMKNREERSQHFFDTSVPLVDDGDDNTLYDRGFTDEQLVLVEQNTLMVEEREREIRQIVQSISDLNEIFRDLGAMIVEQGTVLDRIDYNVEQSCIKTEDGLKQLHKKFLVLSSTPKFSLNTWLSLKGVSSLQTHMLLLGLH, encoded by the exons ATGGCTACCAGGCGTTTAACCGACGCTTTCTTGTTGTTGCGGAATAATTCCATCCAAAACCGGCAGCTGTTAGCCGAGCAAGTGAGTAGTCACACCACCTCCAGCCCTCTGCATTCACGTAGCAATGCTGCG CTTGCCGATGACCGTATGGCTCTGGTGTCAGGCATTAGCTTAGACCCAGAAGCTGCCATTGGTGTGACAAAACGGTCGCCTCCAAAGTGGGTGGATGGAGTGGATGAA ATCCAGTATGATATTGGCCGGATTAAACAGAAAATGAAGGAATTAGCCAGCCTGCATGACCAGCATTTGAACAGACCCACCCTGGATGACAGCAGTGAGCAAGAACATGCCATTGAGATAACCACCCAGGAGATCACGCAG CTCTTCCACAGGTGCCAGCGCGCGGTACAGGCCCTGCCCAGCCGGGCTCGCAGGATCTGCTCGGAGCAGGAGGAGCGGCTTCTCCGCAACGTGGTGGCCTCGCTGGCGCAGGCCCTGCAGGAGCTGTCCACCGGCTTCCGGCACGCGCAGGCCGGCTACCTGAAGC GCATGAAGAACCGAGAGGAAAGATCCCAGCACTTTTTTGATACATCAGTACCACTAGTGGATGATGGAGACGATAATACTCTTTATGATCGG GGTTTCACAGACGAGCAGCTGGTGCTGGTGGAGCAGAACACGCTGAtggtggaggagagggagcgGGAGATTCGCCAGATTGTGCAGTCGATTTCTGAcctaaatgaaatatttagggaCTTGGGAGCAATGATTGTAGAGCAG GGCACAGTCCTTGATAGAATTGACTATAATGTTGAACAATCCTGTATCAAAACTGAGGATGGCTTGAAACAGCTTCACAAG AAGTTTTTAGTCCTTTCCTCAACTCCTAAATTCAGTCTGAACACCTGGTTGAGTTTGAAAGGAGTCTCAAGTCTCCAAACGCATATGTTACTTCTTGGATTGCATTAA
- the STX16 gene encoding syntaxin-16 isoform X3 translates to MATRRLTDAFLLLRNNSIQNRQLLAEQLADDRMALVSGISLDPEAAIGVTKRSPPKWVDGVDEIQYDIGRIKQKMKELASLHDQHLNRPTLDDSSEQEHAIEITTQEITQLFHRCQRAVQALPSRARRICSEQEERLLRNVVASLAQALQELSTGFRHAQAGYLKRMKNREERSQHFFDTSVPLVDDGDDNTLYDRGFTDEQLVLVEQNTLMVEEREREIRQIVQSISDLNEIFRDLGAMIVEQGTVLDRIDYNVEQSCIKTEDGLKQLHKKFLVLSSTPKFSLNTWLSLKGVSSLQTHMLLLGLH, encoded by the exons ATGGCTACCAGGCGTTTAACCGACGCTTTCTTGTTGTTGCGGAATAATTCCATCCAAAACCGGCAGCTGTTAGCCGAGCAA CTTGCCGATGACCGTATGGCTCTGGTGTCAGGCATTAGCTTAGACCCAGAAGCTGCCATTGGTGTGACAAAACGGTCGCCTCCAAAGTGGGTGGATGGAGTGGATGAA ATCCAGTATGATATTGGCCGGATTAAACAGAAAATGAAGGAATTAGCCAGCCTGCATGACCAGCATTTGAACAGACCCACCCTGGATGACAGCAGTGAGCAAGAACATGCCATTGAGATAACCACCCAGGAGATCACGCAG CTCTTCCACAGGTGCCAGCGCGCGGTACAGGCCCTGCCCAGCCGGGCTCGCAGGATCTGCTCGGAGCAGGAGGAGCGGCTTCTCCGCAACGTGGTGGCCTCGCTGGCGCAGGCCCTGCAGGAGCTGTCCACCGGCTTCCGGCACGCGCAGGCCGGCTACCTGAAGC GCATGAAGAACCGAGAGGAAAGATCCCAGCACTTTTTTGATACATCAGTACCACTAGTGGATGATGGAGACGATAATACTCTTTATGATCGG GGTTTCACAGACGAGCAGCTGGTGCTGGTGGAGCAGAACACGCTGAtggtggaggagagggagcgGGAGATTCGCCAGATTGTGCAGTCGATTTCTGAcctaaatgaaatatttagggaCTTGGGAGCAATGATTGTAGAGCAG GGCACAGTCCTTGATAGAATTGACTATAATGTTGAACAATCCTGTATCAAAACTGAGGATGGCTTGAAACAGCTTCACAAG AAGTTTTTAGTCCTTTCCTCAACTCCTAAATTCAGTCTGAACACCTGGTTGAGTTTGAAAGGAGTCTCAAGTCTCCAAACGCATATGTTACTTCTTGGATTGCATTAA
- the STX16 gene encoding syntaxin-16 isoform X5, whose amino-acid sequence MATRRLTDAFLLLRNNSIQNRQLLAEQIQYDIGRIKQKMKELASLHDQHLNRPTLDDSSEQEHAIEITTQEITQLFHRCQRAVQALPSRARRICSEQEERLLRNVVASLAQALQELSTGFRHAQAGYLKRMKNREERSQHFFDTSVPLVDDGDDNTLYDRGFTDEQLVLVEQNTLMVEEREREIRQIVQSISDLNEIFRDLGAMIVEQGTVLDRIDYNVEQSCIKTEDGLKQLHKKFLVLSSTPKFSLNTWLSLKGVSSLQTHMLLLGLH is encoded by the exons ATGGCTACCAGGCGTTTAACCGACGCTTTCTTGTTGTTGCGGAATAATTCCATCCAAAACCGGCAGCTGTTAGCCGAGCAA ATCCAGTATGATATTGGCCGGATTAAACAGAAAATGAAGGAATTAGCCAGCCTGCATGACCAGCATTTGAACAGACCCACCCTGGATGACAGCAGTGAGCAAGAACATGCCATTGAGATAACCACCCAGGAGATCACGCAG CTCTTCCACAGGTGCCAGCGCGCGGTACAGGCCCTGCCCAGCCGGGCTCGCAGGATCTGCTCGGAGCAGGAGGAGCGGCTTCTCCGCAACGTGGTGGCCTCGCTGGCGCAGGCCCTGCAGGAGCTGTCCACCGGCTTCCGGCACGCGCAGGCCGGCTACCTGAAGC GCATGAAGAACCGAGAGGAAAGATCCCAGCACTTTTTTGATACATCAGTACCACTAGTGGATGATGGAGACGATAATACTCTTTATGATCGG GGTTTCACAGACGAGCAGCTGGTGCTGGTGGAGCAGAACACGCTGAtggtggaggagagggagcgGGAGATTCGCCAGATTGTGCAGTCGATTTCTGAcctaaatgaaatatttagggaCTTGGGAGCAATGATTGTAGAGCAG GGCACAGTCCTTGATAGAATTGACTATAATGTTGAACAATCCTGTATCAAAACTGAGGATGGCTTGAAACAGCTTCACAAG AAGTTTTTAGTCCTTTCCTCAACTCCTAAATTCAGTCTGAACACCTGGTTGAGTTTGAAAGGAGTCTCAAGTCTCCAAACGCATATGTTACTTCTTGGATTGCATTAA
- the STX16 gene encoding syntaxin-16 isoform X2 has protein sequence MATRRLTDAFLLLRNNSIQNRQLLAEQVSSHTTSSPLHSRSNAALADDRMALVSGISLDPEAAIGVTKRSPPKWVDGVDEIQYDIGRIKQKMKELASLHDQHLNRPTLDDSSEQEHAIEITTQEITQLFHRCQRAVQALPSRARRICSEQEERLLRNVVASLAQALQELSTGFRHAQAGYLKRMKNREERSQHFFDTSVPLVDDGDDNTLYDRGFTDEQLVLVEQNTLMVEEREREIRQIVQSISDLNEIFRDLGAMIVEQGTVLDRIDYNVEQSCIKTEDGLKQLHKAEQYQKKNRKMLVILILFVIIIVLIVVLVGVKSR, from the exons ATGGCTACCAGGCGTTTAACCGACGCTTTCTTGTTGTTGCGGAATAATTCCATCCAAAACCGGCAGCTGTTAGCCGAGCAAGTGAGTAGTCACACCACCTCCAGCCCTCTGCATTCACGTAGCAATGCTGCG CTTGCCGATGACCGTATGGCTCTGGTGTCAGGCATTAGCTTAGACCCAGAAGCTGCCATTGGTGTGACAAAACGGTCGCCTCCAAAGTGGGTGGATGGAGTGGATGAA ATCCAGTATGATATTGGCCGGATTAAACAGAAAATGAAGGAATTAGCCAGCCTGCATGACCAGCATTTGAACAGACCCACCCTGGATGACAGCAGTGAGCAAGAACATGCCATTGAGATAACCACCCAGGAGATCACGCAG CTCTTCCACAGGTGCCAGCGCGCGGTACAGGCCCTGCCCAGCCGGGCTCGCAGGATCTGCTCGGAGCAGGAGGAGCGGCTTCTCCGCAACGTGGTGGCCTCGCTGGCGCAGGCCCTGCAGGAGCTGTCCACCGGCTTCCGGCACGCGCAGGCCGGCTACCTGAAGC GCATGAAGAACCGAGAGGAAAGATCCCAGCACTTTTTTGATACATCAGTACCACTAGTGGATGATGGAGACGATAATACTCTTTATGATCGG GGTTTCACAGACGAGCAGCTGGTGCTGGTGGAGCAGAACACGCTGAtggtggaggagagggagcgGGAGATTCGCCAGATTGTGCAGTCGATTTCTGAcctaaatgaaatatttagggaCTTGGGAGCAATGATTGTAGAGCAG GGCACAGTCCTTGATAGAATTGACTATAATGTTGAACAATCCTGTATCAAAACTGAGGATGGCTTGAAACAGCTTCACAAG GCAGAGCAGTATCAAAAGAAGAATCGGAAGATGCTtgtgattttaatattatttgtcaTCATTATTGTCCTCATTGTTGTCCTCGTCGGCGTGAAGTCTCGCTAA
- the STX16 gene encoding syntaxin-16 isoform X4: MATRRLTDAFLLLRNNSIQNRQLLAEQLADDRMALVSGISLDPEAAIGVTKRSPPKWVDGVDEIQYDIGRIKQKMKELASLHDQHLNRPTLDDSSEQEHAIEITTQEITQLFHRCQRAVQALPSRARRICSEQEERLLRNVVASLAQALQELSTGFRHAQAGYLKRMKNREERSQHFFDTSVPLVDDGDDNTLYDRGFTDEQLVLVEQNTLMVEEREREIRQIVQSISDLNEIFRDLGAMIVEQGTVLDRIDYNVEQSCIKTEDGLKQLHKAEQYQKKNRKMLVILILFVIIIVLIVVLVGVKSR, encoded by the exons ATGGCTACCAGGCGTTTAACCGACGCTTTCTTGTTGTTGCGGAATAATTCCATCCAAAACCGGCAGCTGTTAGCCGAGCAA CTTGCCGATGACCGTATGGCTCTGGTGTCAGGCATTAGCTTAGACCCAGAAGCTGCCATTGGTGTGACAAAACGGTCGCCTCCAAAGTGGGTGGATGGAGTGGATGAA ATCCAGTATGATATTGGCCGGATTAAACAGAAAATGAAGGAATTAGCCAGCCTGCATGACCAGCATTTGAACAGACCCACCCTGGATGACAGCAGTGAGCAAGAACATGCCATTGAGATAACCACCCAGGAGATCACGCAG CTCTTCCACAGGTGCCAGCGCGCGGTACAGGCCCTGCCCAGCCGGGCTCGCAGGATCTGCTCGGAGCAGGAGGAGCGGCTTCTCCGCAACGTGGTGGCCTCGCTGGCGCAGGCCCTGCAGGAGCTGTCCACCGGCTTCCGGCACGCGCAGGCCGGCTACCTGAAGC GCATGAAGAACCGAGAGGAAAGATCCCAGCACTTTTTTGATACATCAGTACCACTAGTGGATGATGGAGACGATAATACTCTTTATGATCGG GGTTTCACAGACGAGCAGCTGGTGCTGGTGGAGCAGAACACGCTGAtggtggaggagagggagcgGGAGATTCGCCAGATTGTGCAGTCGATTTCTGAcctaaatgaaatatttagggaCTTGGGAGCAATGATTGTAGAGCAG GGCACAGTCCTTGATAGAATTGACTATAATGTTGAACAATCCTGTATCAAAACTGAGGATGGCTTGAAACAGCTTCACAAG GCAGAGCAGTATCAAAAGAAGAATCGGAAGATGCTtgtgattttaatattatttgtcaTCATTATTGTCCTCATTGTTGTCCTCGTCGGCGTGAAGTCTCGCTAA